A single Syntrophorhabdales bacterium DNA region contains:
- a CDS encoding ABC transporter substrate-binding protein — MANRKSRLFLICLAVLIGLSVVAGSGAMAADKPPIKIGLLLPYTGTMPFQTKGVNDSVELYFGELGMKAGGRPIQIIKEDDENNPTTGLTKVRRLVEQQKVNFIVGPVNSAVGLAIQDYVRKQNVILLNPVANTRELTGPDKWAENVFRTVETSDQCNYPMGAWIIKNTPYRNMAITGSDFAGGHHNVEAFKAGFEAAGGKVVKEIFPKLGTMDFAPFLSGMEKGIDATYAMYVGTDAVRFVQQYEEFGIKKRIPLYGFVTIADDPYLPGVGDAAIGLITSSHYPVNLDTPKNKAFVKSYTSRYGHPPYRYSEYGYTAASMIGATIEALKGDVEDSARTAKEMKKTANTLEMPSGPLAFDQYNQRIVNMYVVKTEKRDGKLVNVVVDKLGRVAQTDVWKWWVK; from the coding sequence ATGGCAAATCGAAAGAGCAGACTGTTCTTGATTTGTCTGGCTGTACTGATCGGGCTTTCTGTAGTGGCGGGTTCGGGCGCGATGGCAGCAGACAAGCCGCCCATTAAGATCGGGCTGCTGCTTCCTTATACCGGCACCATGCCCTTTCAAACAAAAGGGGTTAATGATTCGGTGGAGCTCTATTTCGGCGAGCTTGGCATGAAAGCCGGGGGTAGACCGATTCAGATCATTAAAGAAGATGACGAGAATAATCCGACCACGGGCCTCACCAAGGTACGCCGGCTGGTAGAGCAGCAGAAGGTAAACTTTATAGTAGGACCGGTGAACAGCGCCGTAGGACTGGCCATACAGGACTACGTCCGCAAGCAGAACGTCATACTTCTGAACCCGGTTGCCAATACGAGAGAGCTGACAGGGCCAGACAAATGGGCCGAGAACGTTTTCCGTACTGTCGAGACGTCCGACCAGTGTAACTACCCCATGGGCGCGTGGATAATCAAAAACACACCTTACCGCAACATGGCGATAACAGGTTCCGATTTTGCTGGCGGACATCATAACGTTGAAGCTTTCAAAGCCGGCTTCGAGGCAGCCGGAGGCAAGGTAGTTAAAGAGATTTTCCCAAAATTGGGCACCATGGATTTTGCTCCTTTCCTGAGCGGGATGGAAAAGGGAATAGATGCCACCTACGCCATGTACGTCGGGACGGATGCTGTCAGGTTTGTTCAACAGTACGAGGAATTTGGCATCAAGAAACGGATTCCCCTGTACGGCTTTGTGACTATAGCCGATGACCCGTATCTACCCGGCGTAGGCGACGCTGCAATCGGCCTTATCACCAGCAGCCATTACCCGGTCAATTTAGATACGCCTAAGAACAAGGCATTTGTTAAATCGTACACGAGCAGGTATGGCCATCCTCCTTACCGTTACAGTGAATATGGCTATACAGCAGCCAGCATGATCGGCGCGACCATCGAGGCTTTGAAGGGCGATGTGGAGGACAGCGCGCGGACAGCTAAGGAGATGAAAAAAACCGCTAATACACTGGAAATGCCTTCAGGTCCTCTTGCGTTTGATCAGTATAACCAGAGGATCGTCAACATGTACGTGGTGAAGACGGAAAAACGTGACGGGAAGCTGGTCAATGTCGTTGTCGACAAGCTCGGCAGGGTGGCTCAGACAGATGTTTGGAAATGGTGGGTGAAGTAA
- a CDS encoding ABC transporter substrate-binding protein: protein MSSKKGKWIFVCLVVFIAVFAMTASDSLAAEKSPIKVGLLLSYTGIAPLQAKGSSDGAEFAFDEIHRRAGGRAIQVLKEDSELNPTVALTKVRRLIEEQKVNFIVGPVSSAEALAIYDYVLKSNVIWIIPCAFTRELTSPEKANEKMFRTTETSDQGNYPMGRWVMKNTNWRNVVVTGQDYKAGHDSVDAFKAGFTEAGGKILKDVYPKMGTMDFAPFLSTIDVKGADAVMAWTTGTDAIRFVQQYEEFGLKKRLPLFGGQVALVDDPYLSQIGDAALGILSQSHYPPTLDTPRNRAFVKAYTAKYGETPSRYSEYGYTAAKMIIAGIEGTKGNVEDVSPLAKEIKRASSSGKIETPAGTLAIDQYNQRIIDVYIVKVEKKEGKLVNAVIDKLGKVSQVDTWKWWNK, encoded by the coding sequence ATGTCATCAAAGAAAGGGAAATGGATTTTTGTGTGTCTGGTTGTCTTCATAGCCGTATTTGCTATGACCGCTTCAGATTCGCTCGCAGCGGAAAAGTCACCCATTAAAGTTGGTCTGCTTCTTTCGTACACGGGTATTGCTCCTCTCCAGGCAAAAGGTTCTTCCGATGGAGCAGAATTCGCCTTTGATGAAATTCACCGGAGAGCGGGTGGCCGCGCAATACAGGTGTTGAAGGAGGATTCGGAACTCAATCCCACCGTGGCGCTCACGAAAGTGCGCCGGTTAATCGAAGAGCAGAAAGTCAATTTCATAGTGGGTCCGGTCAGCAGCGCCGAAGCTTTGGCCATTTATGACTACGTGCTCAAGAGCAACGTCATATGGATTATCCCGTGCGCATTCACACGCGAATTGACATCACCTGAGAAAGCAAACGAAAAAATGTTCCGGACAACAGAGACATCGGACCAGGGCAATTACCCGATGGGAAGATGGGTAATGAAGAACACGAATTGGCGCAACGTGGTCGTGACCGGTCAGGACTATAAAGCAGGGCACGATTCGGTTGATGCGTTCAAGGCAGGCTTCACTGAAGCCGGGGGGAAAATCCTCAAAGACGTCTATCCTAAAATGGGCACTATGGATTTTGCGCCCTTCCTGAGCACGATCGACGTGAAAGGCGCAGACGCCGTCATGGCCTGGACAACGGGCACCGATGCCATTCGATTTGTGCAGCAGTACGAGGAATTCGGGCTCAAGAAAAGGCTGCCTCTTTTTGGCGGCCAGGTGGCACTGGTAGATGACCCTTACCTTTCCCAGATAGGGGACGCTGCCCTGGGTATACTTTCTCAAAGTCACTATCCACCCACACTTGATACACCCAGGAACAGGGCCTTTGTAAAGGCATATACGGCAAAATATGGCGAGACGCCCTCACGATACAGCGAATATGGCTACACTGCCGCGAAAATGATTATTGCAGGCATTGAAGGAACCAAAGGAAATGTTGAGGACGTATCACCATTGGCAAAGGAGATAAAGCGGGCGTCTTCTTCGGGCAAGATAGAAACGCCGGCAGGAACGCTGGCCATCGATCAATACAATCAGCGGATCATAGACGTCTATATTGTGAAGGTGGAGAAAAAAGAAGGCAAACTGGTAAACGCAGTCATAGACAAGTTAGGCAAGGTATCGCAGGTCGATACGTGGAAATGGTGGAATAAGTAA